One genomic region from Halobacteria archaeon AArc-dxtr1 encodes:
- a CDS encoding cupin domain-containing protein, translating into MTHASIRDVVDTLDPNELQHSDVLNAGPFTVEVGTYPADSAAPKNPHNEEELYYILSGVGKLRVGDDTHNIEAGDLVYVEPQLEHDFFEISEDITVLIILGPSTNPSSYGIREQNA; encoded by the coding sequence ATGACTCACGCTTCGATACGCGACGTGGTCGACACCCTCGACCCGAACGAACTCCAGCACAGCGACGTGCTCAATGCAGGGCCATTCACCGTTGAGGTGGGCACGTATCCCGCAGACAGTGCTGCCCCGAAGAACCCCCACAATGAAGAGGAACTGTACTACATCCTTTCGGGGGTAGGCAAGCTCCGCGTTGGTGACGACACTCACAACATCGAGGCGGGAGACCTCGTCTACGTGGAACCCCAACTTGAGCACGACTTTTTCGAGATCTCCGAGGATATTACCGTCCTGATTATCCTGGGGCCGTCGACGAACCCCTCCTCGTACGGTATCCGTGAGCAAAACGCCTGA
- a CDS encoding transcription initiation factor IIB: protein MERLSRQKERDTGTEHETTGKEGVQSCPECDSTTLTISTDESEISCEDCGLILEEETIDRGPEWRAFNAAERDSKSRVGAPTTQTMHDKGLTTTIDWKNQDAYGRSLSSEKRSQMNRLRKWQERIRTKDAGERNLQFALSETDRMASALGVPRSVREVASVLYRRALEEDLIRGRSIEGVATSTLYAACRMEGIPRSLDEIAAVSRVDRMEIGRTYRYISKELSLEMQPVDPKKYVPRFCSGLELPEEVQLKATEIIDTTAEKGLLSGKSPTGYAAAAIYAAALLCNKKKTQREVAEVAQVTEVTIRNRYQEQIAAMGIHN from the coding sequence ATGGAACGCCTGTCCCGACAGAAAGAACGCGATACTGGAACAGAGCACGAAACCACTGGGAAAGAAGGCGTTCAGTCCTGTCCGGAATGTGACTCAACGACGCTGACGATAAGTACAGATGAGAGCGAAATTAGCTGTGAGGACTGTGGACTGATTTTGGAAGAGGAGACGATCGATCGAGGGCCGGAATGGCGGGCGTTCAATGCAGCCGAGCGTGACTCCAAATCACGCGTTGGTGCGCCGACGACCCAGACAATGCATGACAAGGGTCTGACGACGACGATCGACTGGAAAAACCAGGACGCCTACGGACGGTCTCTTTCCTCGGAAAAACGCAGCCAGATGAACCGGCTGCGGAAATGGCAAGAGCGGATCCGAACCAAAGATGCTGGCGAGCGAAACCTCCAGTTTGCGCTCTCTGAAACGGACCGGATGGCCTCTGCGCTGGGCGTGCCCCGTTCTGTCCGCGAGGTTGCAAGTGTCCTCTACCGACGGGCACTTGAGGAAGACCTTATCCGAGGACGGTCAATTGAGGGTGTGGCCACGAGTACGTTGTATGCGGCCTGTCGGATGGAAGGAATTCCACGGTCGCTGGATGAAATTGCGGCCGTCTCACGGGTTGATCGAATGGAAATCGGCCGCACGTACCGATACATCTCGAAGGAACTCAGTCTGGAGATGCAGCCTGTCGATCCCAAAAAATACGTCCCCCGATTCTGTTCTGGACTCGAACTGCCCGAAGAAGTCCAATTGAAAGCCACCGAAATTATCGACACGACGGCCGAGAAAGGGTTGCTGTCGGGCAAATCACCGACAGGATACGCCGCCGCAGCCATCTACGCGGCTGCACTCCTCTGTAATAAGAAAAAGACCCAGCGAGAAGTCGCCGAAGTCGCTCAGGTAACGGAGGTCACTATTCGAAATCGATACCAAGAGCAGATTGCTGCAATGGGCATCCACAACTGA
- a CDS encoding 2-oxo acid dehydrogenase subunit E2 translates to MSEQRDTIEPFPRQRRGTVDAMRMAGRRSVIHGLVEFDVTEARRRIHDREERTGEDLSFTAFLVHSLARALEDHRHINAYRDWRGRIVRFDDVDVMVLIEVEIGGGRTGVPHVIRAANRQSLQTIHDEIRTVQTDPSERQQPGLASLALRLPGPVRRLFFRLPQWDPRHWKRIAGTVAVSSVGMFGTGTGWGITPTNYTLQLTVGGIGEKPGIINGEIEPREYLSLTATFDHDVVDGAPATRFIQRLKELIEEPEDL, encoded by the coding sequence GGAACCGTCGACGCGATGCGTATGGCCGGCCGGCGAAGCGTCATTCACGGACTCGTCGAGTTCGACGTCACCGAAGCCCGCCGGCGCATTCACGACCGAGAGGAGCGGACGGGTGAGGACCTCTCGTTTACCGCGTTTCTCGTCCATTCTCTGGCCCGAGCCCTCGAAGATCATCGCCACATCAACGCCTACCGTGACTGGCGAGGACGGATCGTCCGATTCGATGACGTTGACGTGATGGTCCTCATCGAGGTTGAAATCGGTGGGGGCCGAACCGGCGTTCCACACGTCATTAGAGCGGCGAATCGGCAGTCACTGCAGACGATTCACGACGAGATTCGGACAGTCCAGACGGATCCAAGCGAACGACAGCAGCCAGGGTTGGCCTCCCTGGCCCTCCGCCTGCCCGGTCCTGTACGTCGACTGTTCTTTCGACTCCCGCAATGGGATCCTCGCCACTGGAAACGTATCGCAGGCACTGTCGCGGTGAGTTCAGTCGGGATGTTCGGAACCGGAACTGGATGGGGAATCACACCGACAAACTACACCCTCCAGCTTACGGTTGGCGGAATCGGCGAAAAGCCGGGGATCATCAACGGCGAGATCGAACCCCGCGAGTACCTGTCGCTTACGGCGACGTTCGACCACGACGTCGTCGATGGCGCACCGGCAACTCGGTTCATTCAACGGTTGAAGGAACTGATCGAAGAGCCAGAGGATCTCTAA